In the Kribbella sp. NBC_00482 genome, one interval contains:
- a CDS encoding MFS transporter, with translation MSTLSATSLWRDRQFRTFWSAQTVSEFGDRITELALPLMAVTMLSASPSQIGFLTAAVWLPSLASLFIGSWVDQRRDKKPLMIGADLARTILLLTLPVAYWFDLLTLSQLYVIAILAGTAGVVFGTAYASFFVRLVGRDQFLEANSKLSATRSISFMGGPAVGGVLVQWLTAPVAIVVDALSFVFSAIRISRLDVPPGEADETPEPLLTRARSGMRYLLRHPYLRRSLGCATTVNFFNLIGMALLVLFASRDLGLSAGTIGLAFGIGSSGGLLGAVSAAPLSRIFGAGRVIAAGTVIFPGAMAFVLLAQGPTFVRAAALSAGMFVATFAVMCFDVPLNSLQAAVTHDHMRSRVAGAFSSINYGIRPLGAVVGGFLGTWIGVRETLLVSAAGGLLAVLWLVGSPIIRTRELTGLEPPDL, from the coding sequence GTGAGCACCTTGTCCGCCACCAGCTTGTGGCGTGATCGCCAGTTCCGGACCTTCTGGTCCGCCCAGACCGTGTCCGAGTTCGGCGACCGGATCACTGAGCTCGCCCTGCCGCTGATGGCGGTCACCATGCTCAGCGCCTCACCGAGCCAGATCGGGTTCCTGACCGCTGCGGTCTGGCTGCCGAGCCTGGCCAGCCTCTTCATCGGGTCGTGGGTCGACCAGCGTCGGGACAAGAAGCCGCTGATGATCGGCGCCGATCTGGCCCGGACGATCCTGCTGCTCACGCTCCCGGTGGCGTACTGGTTCGACCTACTCACGCTCAGCCAGCTCTACGTGATCGCGATCCTGGCCGGTACGGCGGGAGTCGTGTTCGGCACCGCGTACGCGTCGTTCTTCGTCCGGCTGGTCGGCCGCGATCAGTTCCTCGAGGCCAACAGCAAACTGTCGGCGACCCGGTCGATCTCGTTCATGGGTGGTCCGGCGGTCGGCGGCGTCCTCGTGCAGTGGCTGACCGCACCGGTCGCGATCGTCGTGGACGCACTGTCGTTCGTGTTCTCGGCGATCCGGATCAGTCGGCTCGACGTTCCGCCCGGCGAAGCTGACGAGACGCCGGAGCCGCTTCTGACCAGGGCACGGTCCGGGATGCGCTACTTGCTCCGGCACCCGTATCTACGCCGCAGCCTCGGCTGCGCGACCACGGTCAACTTCTTCAACCTGATCGGCATGGCACTGCTCGTGCTGTTCGCCAGCCGCGACCTCGGCCTGTCGGCCGGCACGATCGGCCTGGCCTTCGGGATCGGATCGTCCGGTGGCCTTCTCGGCGCGGTCTCCGCCGCGCCGTTGAGCCGGATCTTCGGAGCCGGGCGGGTGATCGCGGCCGGAACGGTCATCTTCCCCGGCGCAATGGCGTTCGTACTCCTCGCCCAGGGACCGACCTTCGTCCGTGCAGCCGCATTGTCCGCGGGGATGTTCGTCGCGACCTTCGCGGTGATGTGTTTCGACGTGCCGTTGAACTCTTTGCAGGCGGCGGTGACTCACGACCACATGCGTAGTCGGGTCGCGGGGGCGTTCAGCAGTATCAACTACGGGATCAGGCCGCTCGGCGCGGTCGTCGGAGGGTTTCTCGGCACCTGGATCGGTGTCCGCGAAACCCTCCTCGTGTCCGCGGCCGGCGGTCTGCTCGCCGTGCTCTGGCTGGTCGGCTCCCCGATCATCCGCACCCGCGAACTCACCGGCCTGGAGCCACCGGACCTTTAG
- a CDS encoding ArsR family transcriptional regulator, producing MSLRNPYGDFEITDPQAMRALAHPVRLAALSYLQKNGPATATQLSEHVGASPSVTSWHLRHLAEFGLVIDVPPPSGTDRRQRWWNSAARGFRYEMPDTPEGAEAGRLLRTEIMNQVLEAAQQWLVETEPNLDPEWSRLAGAANTLLPLTPTEAEALESAIEQLMAPYIQRRDAGETPDDARPVRYLRISLPEATT from the coding sequence ATGTCTCTCAGAAATCCGTACGGCGATTTCGAGATCACCGACCCGCAGGCGATGCGGGCGCTGGCTCACCCGGTCCGCCTCGCCGCACTCAGCTACCTGCAGAAGAACGGCCCGGCGACGGCGACGCAGCTGTCCGAGCACGTCGGGGCCTCCCCCTCGGTAACCAGCTGGCACCTGCGGCACCTGGCTGAGTTCGGGCTGGTGATCGACGTACCGCCGCCGAGCGGAACGGACCGTCGGCAGCGCTGGTGGAACTCGGCCGCCCGCGGATTCCGGTACGAGATGCCCGACACCCCGGAGGGCGCCGAGGCCGGCCGGCTGCTGCGGACCGAGATCATGAACCAGGTTCTCGAGGCTGCCCAGCAGTGGCTGGTCGAGACCGAACCGAACCTCGATCCCGAGTGGAGCCGGCTCGCCGGGGCGGCGAACACCCTGCTGCCCCTCACGCCCACCGAGGCCGAAGCGCTCGAATCCGCGATCGAGCAACTGATGGCGCCGTACATCCAGCGCCGCGACGCCGGCGAGACCCCGGACGACGCCCGCCCGGTCCGCTACCTGCGCATCTCTTTGCCCGAAGCAACTACGTGA